The genomic DNA ACGTCACGGATTGTTCAGATATTTTCCAGAAGCTGTCCGCCGTGGAGAATCAAAGGCTGTGGGTGATGGAGAGCGGCGCTCACAGGGTGAGTTTAGCGCCACATAATTTTCACGTTGTTCTGCAATTATAAACTGATGATTTGGAAGACCGTTTTCACCGAAACGCAACAACTTTACAGAAACAGGATGATGGTTGTGCTGTAAAAACTCTCAAACTATGGTGGCCCTCAAGTGCAAATAACATGTTAAAGagcacaacaattaaaaaagatataataaaaaacaacaacattgcAATTtggaaatcaaaacaaaattccagaaacaaaaatgtatttaaaagaaataacacgattaaaaataaatcaataaataataagGAACCattgcagaaaacaaaaaatgtccaaaaatcaaaatgaaatgttaaaaacatgaatcaaaTCCAGAAAAGGTGAgtattatgggacatcactgattggatgatgatgtttgttcaccttttcaacaggaagtcatttgacaggacaatattttattttatttatttattttttgagaaaaaaatccaacaacacAACATGAATCATTTCAAGTTCAAGTCATTCTCATTTGTAAATATTAACAGGTCAGAAAACAGCAGTAAACAAGaatcaatgagaaaaaaaacaatagtaatattattttttaacatagcacatacattttcaaattagaATTTATTATCTTGttcacaaatttattttaagagttCAAAGAAAACATGGGATTTAGATCATTTACattcttttaaagacattttccacctaaatattccatttttaaaaccaacaaaaacggGAGGCAGTATGATGATAGTTCTGACAGAAGATATTTATTTCATCTTCTGGCCACGCCCACTTCCAaagtttggtgaccctttactGTAGTTCAAGTAAAACATCCTCCTGCTTTCCCTCTTCTTCCAaactcaaacatcatcatccaaccAGCGATTCCCCATGATAtcttccttttttaacattttattttgatttctggaagttatttttgttttttgatttctggaagttatttttgttttttggtttctggattttttatttttcattttttaaatgtaatgtttttcttgtattttttgattGTCGTTGTGATGTTTAacctttaacacaggagctccagtgttcatgttcttttgATTTGGTGTAaattttcaaccattaacacaatcattccagtagattctgaaggagaaaagtggctcgaCGTTACAGTAagtcaatgatttttttgtgttaaagtgtcACTGacaatgcctcaggtgttaaagggttaatatgtttttgtgtggaatgatttgttgatgtgatttggacttcagggccaccgtacttcaGATCAACCAGTAATAAAGTGGAATTTTGAGGACGAacagtttgtgttaaaaatattcttaagTAGCTGCCAAAAAGAGATCAtgacttctgtttttctttaattcactgttgtttaaaaaaataatatttcatttccactagaaaacataaatgttaCAACAAGACATCTTATGCAGGggaaatgaaaaggagcagaatgaagaaaaggttatttttctgaactttacatgcatacaaaaagaaaaaggtaaatatACAACTATGTACACATTGTTACTCAAAATAATGTGCTATAAAAGGGTCAGAAACAgttgagaaaaacacaaaattaaagaaTTTATAAGTTGTTTGAATGTGATCGATGATTTAGTTTCTTTAACCCCTTGAATTGAAATGCATCTTCCTTGAATTTTTGTCTTTCACCatcataaatagttttttaaagtaaaatccaACCTAAATCTaaatcatattttcttaaagaaaaacgttttttttaggaattttttaaataaaaacaagtcagaGTGACCATCTGTTACACAAACAATCTCTGCTTCCCTGTTCTTCATTTGTAGAACCTTTTCGCTTTACTGTCGTTGTTCCCTTCAGGAGTCGGTGcaataaattgattgatttaaccctattttcccttttttccaccCTCACTATTGCTGTCCTCGTCTCATCTTTTACTACATCAATCTCctctttggttttcttttagATCTCCTGCTCTAAATCAATAGTTTTACTATTCCTGCTCTGGCCTTATCCAAACAAAATTAACTCCAAAAAtgtccctccatccatctttgTCCCAAACACCATCCTCATCTCTGCTTCTTCACTGATCTCCTCCTTTTAAATCCTTCCTTTCCTTCTTGCTGATACTCTTTTCAAATGTCAGACACGATTCTTCAAACCGGACTCTGAAAGTTTCCCAGAAGAACAGAATTGTGTGAAAACCCGACTCAGATGGCAGAGAATCTTCACAGATGCCTTTCAACCTGCTCGTCTTCACCTTTTATCACACAAATGTTGTTCTAAACACTCGACCCTGTACTTAAAATCCTCTCTTCACCTCTGCAGCCTGCAGCCTCCCTCTCATTATTTGCTACATGAAAGGACTCCAATCTGAACCTTTCATCCTTCTGAAGGTGTCATTTGTTCAAATCATTCAGGGGAAACCTGCTGTGCAGCAAATATGACATTCTGGATCTGCACCGGACCAATGAGCCAACACTCTTACAGCGATGTACACGTTACACAAGATCTGATTCTGTTAAGAAGATTCTAAGAGTtaatacacacatatacatttctgcacctttttttaaattaattaatttaatttttgcacTAACATTTATCTAGCTGGAAAAGGTTGATGAGAAATATTCTGTCTGTTTTGAGCAGGTTAGTTTTCAACCTAAATAACTGAATCAAATCTCATAATGAAGGAgctaatttgttctttttgagTCACATTTTTGTGTCGTTGTCCATCACCAAAGGCGTACCCCATGGCTCTGTCCTGGGACCTCTGCTGTTTATCATTTGCGTTCTTCCCCTTGGTAAAATCTTCCGTCACcatcaaatatattttcattgcCATGCAGATGACACCCAGATATACATTTCCACCTGCCTCCCTTACCAGTTTCCTTCTCTCAATAAAATCCTTCTAATTTAATCAactaaacactttaaaaactaaaaacctttttaatatGTGCTTTTATCCGTTTGGTGACCttgagtttagaaaaaaatgtctaataaataaaatgtaataatataaatattaaaaatttgatttccaaaatccatccgtccattttcTGAAACCACTGAACCATTTTCagggtcactgggttgctggagcctatcctagatACTGTTAGATGAAGGCAGGATACGGAGGGCCAtacactctcacacacacagcCTCACGTGCACACCTAAGGGCAAATTAGTCACCAAAaacttatgaagcatgttttggaggaagctggagatcCCAGACAAAGACCCGCTCATGCAGGAGGACAGGAGGGCATGCAAACTCTTAActgaaaggtcccagctgggattcgaatcATGATCTTCTttctgtgaggcaagagtgctgaCCACTCCACCACCATCTCATCAAGAGCAGATCTTCTTGATAAAAATCCCATTTACCAAAGAGGATTCCTTAAACACTTTAAGTGTCCCAATTCACTCACTTCTACTCAAAtctgaaattacaaaaaataaagtaaacatttttccaagtatatttaatatttatttatgttttccatGTGTTTTCATAAACCTCACACctgttttgtggttttgttggTCTTTCGCTTTGCAGTGTTTGGTGAAGCTGCTCCACAGCAGAGACAGCGGTGTGGTGCAGGGAGCTCTGCTGGCCCTCACTGCTGTCGCTCAGAGGTACGTCAGGGTTTCAGTTGAGGTagggggggtcaaactcaatcgcacaaggggccaaaattcaaaacacaccttaggtcacggtccgaacaggataaacatttattgaacactctaagactacattttaaaaactttaaaaacgtaacctTTAAACTcaataatgaactagatatacagcattacctgtgataatgctagtgtgaatgaatCCAAGCTAaatttgaagatgctgaaactgatagctaaagaccctgaagctgatagccagcttaaatattaactaaatgccaaattagccttgaaaactagaaaagaaaacacacaggttagccaaaacagctagcatgtagctgaaatattagctattcttcgaaacagactaaaaaacgtttgaaaaaaatagccaacgtgtaactaaaatattagctaaactccaaaatagcctaaaaatcttagtaaatgccaaaatagtccaaaaagatagcagaatgacaatttttaaaactttaaaactctaacttttttaacacaattatgaataataaaaaggcaggaatattattccagaataaacaaatttaaacctttaataactttgaatattttacactccataaaaatatattttgtccaaattatacaagttaaaatgagcgcaagataacattgggtcattaataacaataaaataaaattgatggccggatataattacccagagggccggatccggcccccgggccttgactttgacacatgtgagtTAAGGAATTAAAGATGTAGatctttatcttttatttgttttgcagcTCAGAATTCAAGAAGGAGATGGGTGAGCTGCCGGTGGTGGAGACTCTTCTGGTGATCCTGCAGGAGCACGACCTGCTGTCAAAAAAGTAAGGACAGGTTTACTTTGAGTTGTTGGTGagaatattaacaaaataaagtttaaaaacttttccttCAGAATGGGTGCTGAACTGCTGAGGCTCCTGTCGCCGGTGCCTCAGGTGAGGATCCAGGTGATGGAGCTGGGCGGGGTGCCGGTGCTGCTGAGCCTGCTGCACGGCCCGCACGTCAAGCTGCTGTGGACCGTCTCCTGGGTTCTGGTTCAGCTCTGTGAGGATCCCGAAGCCAGGGTGGAGATCCGGAGCTGGGGCGGGGTGCAGCAGCTCCTGCGGCTGCTCAGCAGGTCATCAACGCTCGGATCTGACACGACTGCAGCCAAACAGAACCAAAGTTTACTCACACAAAATCCAAcacgtttttactttttcagaagaccaaattaaagtttttctgcAGGAAGAACATTTTAGTAGTTGTATTTAAAGTTCTCCCCCGCTGACGAATGCTGTAGTTCCTCATTAAAGCATGGCAGCTCCATGAATTCAAATTATCTTTATGTTTGCTATTATATACCCATAAGAGAGTCTTAGCACATCGTTCATCCTTTTGCTTTCTTGCTGATTTAACCAGTTATTTTAgagttgaaacatttttttttcgtgATATTCTTATGTTTAAGGATTCATggataaactgtttttttacatgtatttcactttcaacattttctgtttctggGTTGAGATCACAAAAGAGGAAGTCAGTagatttaaagatccactctgaggaaaatcctgtttttaataCAATCTTGCAGCATttctatggagctattttggggccagtattatttgaaactcaaataaatcaaattaaatttaataaaacgttttgctattcagcttcaaatgtttgtttttttaggtttaaaaactcaaaatgtctattttaaaacttttttttcactttcaactctttttttttttcgttttcgaATCTGATAATTTCAGTTTCCAAACTTTTTGGTCCCATTGTGGCGCgctggggcggggctaacatgattgaccaatcaaaatcaaagagggtggtaacttcagtcccggtgcgttcactgactctgagaactgtgataattgaGGTctgaaaatggctgtttagtctaTACTATCATtatctgaagttgtcccaagagaaaaagcagaattttagcGAGTACAAACCGCAcatccaaaactctgttctagcccgttcaaaaCGCGTTCAAATGGCGTATAAATACAGGCGTAGAAAACGTCCTTATGCTTGCATAAAACGCTCTTTGGTGGGTTGCGATTATTAAGCCTACAGAACACTATGTCAGATATGGTGTGGTGGTAATGTGCAGGACTTGTTAATATTTTGCCAGGACTCACCTGGGTTCGAATCTCACTGTTGGAAGGTTTTTAGCTCCATATTTTTCTGCAGAtgaaggacatatttaaaagaaaattgagccacaattgcatttgagtattttttgatCCAAATCGTTTTGAATCATTCATtactttccagaaagagttacaaaatacacagGTTTCCTTTATGTGGcgccagtcatttctgatcagcatcagcTACAAGAACTGACAGGACActatttcccacaatgcattgttttgtagtcatcaaggtGGCTCGCAGTGCCAGATTTCGAGCTGCACTTCCCTGGGTAGGCGCCTTGtccccgcccctttctcgcgatatttttatgatgattgacaCTTGACATCAGAgcaaaaactacccaacatTCACCACAATCCAGACACACAGCGCTGCGTCCGcatcatctcaaacacacctaatgaactactgccgctctgcagaaactatgtcctagaaaacgacaagttttttgattttgactaaaacaacatcaacactgggaacgctttgaaaatagatcagaagatgatccgGTGCGGGATTTTAAGCCCAAAggttaaagctgttttttgatacattttaggGATCAAAGTATAAATGCAGCACTGATGTCATGGTGGTTGCGGTTGCCTAGCAACACTACATCAGAGCATGTGCTCATTAATGTCCCGTCTTTGAAAGTCTTTCACACTGCAACATGTGGACTAACGGACTCTCTTTTAGTGACAGGCCGCACGTTTCTGAGCAGTGGAGCGTGAAGGAGGAGCCGAGGCCTCCGGAGGAGCCGGACAACAGCGCCGCCCTGAAGTCAGGTCTCTGTGAATCCAGTGATGCTGTCAGTGTGGATTCATCCAGAACAGCACAGACCACATCCGTCTGCTTTCCTTCTTATGTCCTTAATATCGACCCGTTTGTTAACAGGAGGTGTTCCTCCGTCGCtcacttttaaatttaaagggaccatactttgttttcttaagtctttcagagtaaactatattcatgaaaataatcatatatcacctttggaacactaaaagatgaattatttattaaatatgactTATCGGTACTTTTGTGAACACAATCTCTGAGACTCCACCTTTCGCTCCCGGAGGGTTCCACTCAcatcatgacatcatcctagagccggcgtGTCATCCACGAAATAAAGAggggaacatttttattattatgttttagaTTGATGTAGGCCCACGTACAGTGCAGCTCGGATGTTTATCCCCCAAATTTggcacaaacagaacatttttgtggtgaaattcagtcaaaaaacacctgatgaacatttcaggatttattgaaaagatGACATATAATCTCtatatcaaaaatcctctttgctttcatgcgGATCTATTTACCTTTCTGGTGctgctcaataatccacgtttaaaccagttctcccaattcGTCGCTCGCTTATttctccaggaaatagtctgctccctttctcctgccgaCTTCCCATGATCCCCCGTCAGCTTGCCCCATTCTCTGATACGTTTAGGATTCCTCTCaatgaggaattaacattataacacatttaaaagctaaaaaagtagatttttcatggtatggtccctttaaaacCTTGACAAAACAGTGAAAGCTGGTAGTTTTGTTGCTGAAATGATGATAATTCCTCCCACAGGGGAGTCTTATCAGCACCTGAGAGAGTAAACACATCCTTCCTGAAGCAAAGCTGTTGGATTTGTTTTAAGGGAAGTGATTGTAAACTTCCTGTGTTCGATAACTCTGCAGTAAACATAATGAACTCTAAAGACCAACGCAGAAAATCAGATAACCGGCCAGCGTGACCTTTAGGACGTCAGCTGTCTGTTTAATGACCGTCTGCACCCTCTTCCAGCCTGCTGCACGGCTCTGACTGAGATGAGTCTGGACGACTCCTCGGCTCTCCACATCGTTCAGGTAAATGTCGTTTCTGGTGACAAAACACAACTTCCgggaaatgacttttttttccccacaggaAAATGGCGTTTACATCATTGCAAAGTTGATTTTACCAGAGGAGGGCGGAGCGGCGGCAGCTTCACTTCAGGTGcacgatttaaaaaataaataataatctaaataataatctttatttacatagcACCTTTCAAGACCAAAATCACgaagtgcttcacagtaaaacagaattatgaaaaggcaattttaaaagatatgtttttagctactttttaaaacaaaagtctgcagatctgaggctgagaggaagggaGTTCCAGAAGGATGGAGCCAATGCTGCAAAGGCTCTGTCACCTTTAGTTTTAAAGGTTCTTTTAACCACCAGCAGgccctggtcacatgatctgagCGACCTGCTGGGAGTGGACGGCTGCAAAAGGTCTTTTATATATAACAGCGCAGTTGGATTAACAAAGGGGTGATGCGGGAAAACTTGGAAGATTTGGTTAAAAGCCTTGCAGCAGCGTTTTGGACAACCTGAAGCCGTTCTAGAGATGTTTTACTGAGACGTGAAGATGGAGTTGcaatgaaataaaagcatgaatgagcATCTCCATCTCAGAACATGATACAACTAGACTCAGtttagcaatgttttttaaatgataaaaacaagaacgaaCAAGTGACCCGACGTGAGAGTCGAGAGATAAAACTGTCTAGAGTTACCCCGAGGTTTCTAACAGAAGGTCTGACATAAGAAGCAAGTGGACCGAGCCACTGGACTATCTGGTATTTGTCAGGAGCACAAACGAGGACCtcagttttagtttcatttatggcgtatacttgtatagcgcttcctaccctccttcgagggcccaaagcgcttcacagtcacagacccattcacccattcacacacacattcacacactggtggtggctccgctgccgaacactggcgccaacctcccaccagaggcaattcgggcttcagtgtcttgcccaaggacacttccacacatggacgggcaaggcggagttgaacccgctcacttctaatcaggagtcgaccgccctaccactgcaccacggccgccccataAGTTGGAGAAAGTTGTCGTTCATCCAACTCTTGACCGAATCCAGACACCTgcaaaaaatctgtattttaaaaacatcctgaaGTTTAAAAGACACATAAAGCTGAATGTCATCAGAGCTCAAAATACGCTGCAAAGGCAGCAgatataaaatgaacagtaaaagTCCCAAAGCAGAGCCTTGAGGCACACAAGAAGTGATGGAGGGATGCAGAGGAGGACTTGAACTTAGCAGATACCACAGAAAAGGATCTACCAGTCAGATATGAGGAGAACCAGTTTAAAGCGAATCCAGATACTGCAACGTTTTTCAGCCTGTCCAGGAGGACGTGGTAGTCGACAGTGTTGAAGGCTGCGGTTGagtccagcagcagcacagagcaGTTTCCTGCATCAGCATGTCGAATCTGAAGAAACAGTCAGAAACTGAGatgctgcttttctgtttgGCAGTGCTACGCTTTCCGGACTCTGCGCTTTCTGTTTAGCGTCGAACGAAACAGACCGCTCTTTAAAAGGTGAGCGACCCCCCCCAGAATATATCAGGGGCTGTCTTTGCATGAATACTTTCTGATTGTTTCTCATTGTTGACGTCCTCTGCACGCTGGAATCCCTCCCAGACTCTTTCCCACAGACCTCTTTGAGTTGTTTATTGATGTTGGACATTACGCGCGGGACCTCGCGGCCTACGAGGAGCTGCAAACTGTGGTTTCACTTTACACTGTAAGAGAACAGCTGCTGAACATGTTTGGTTTTGGGTGAAATGACTGCGTTCTATTGGATTTGCTGAATTAACTGAGAGGATTTTGATGCaggaggagaagctggaggCTCTGAGAGAGGGCATCAGGTCCGTGGATCAGAGCCGGCCTCCCCTCAAAGTCATCAGCGGTTACTCCATTCTGGAGCATCTGGGCACGGGGGCCTTTGGAAGTGTCTTTAAGGTGGAGAAACATctgttttaagctaaaaaaaaaaagtttgggtttCAGTAACAATGACTGTAATGTTAGGTCCAAAAGCAGAGTGGTCAGAACCTCCTGGCTTTGAAGGAAGTGAACCTGCACAACCCGGCGTTTGGTAAAGACAAGAGGTCCAGAGACAGTAACGTGGAGAAGATCATCTCTGAGCTCACCATCATCAAAGAACAGGCACAGATTCTCTAGGATCTGGAATAAAATGAAAGTCTTcctctttactttttaaaataaaggaacCTTTGTTCTTTCTCGTCTCCAGATGACGCATCCAAATGTTGTCAAATACTACAAAACGTTTCTAGACGGTGTGTAGTTCCTTCAGCAGCTCACGAGCTCCTCATGAAAGAGCGGGAAAAGCTGCAACGCTCCTCTGTGTTTCAGGCGAGAAGCTCTACATCGTGATGGAGCTGATCGAGGGAGTCCCTCTGGCCGAACACTTCACCTCCCTGAAGGAGAAGCAGCAGCGCTTCACCGAGGACAGGATCTGGAACGTGTTCATTCAGGTAAAGCCGCTGACGTCACAGACGTAACGCATTCAAATGTTGACtaataaagtcatttattaGTGTAACATTCTCTTACTGCCGTCTAAACTTGTTGAAACATGTTCATACTTTTTAATCAGTcatcactttcaaaataaagttcaatgAAAAGAAATGGCACCTTGTTTGGGCAACTATTCAGTAATTAAAGTAGGTAAAGAGTAAAGTaatttcattacattttcatccagaaactaaagtaaagtaatcgATTACTCTTCAAAGGTAATTGACCCACCACTGTGAAAGAGGCAGCTGGACTAAGgtccaatccaaattcttcccttctccttaccctccatttgaagggtcATTTTTAGTACAAGTGTGTCCagaatattatattttaaatccGACCTTCAAAGCGGACGGTAAACTTTCTTCATGTGGatgtgctctgaaccacagaagtttacatttaaatgtaagtaatgactttttgttgtagcaggacctttttaaagttaaaaaattgatgtttttatgtatatttgagcgctgggAGCTCCACGCTAAAGCTAACTGACTAGTAATTATTGGGGatgtcatcgaacgaaagtgacgtctgaattatgagacactGTTTTTTagtaactctccatttggagggctaaatgaaggggaagggggaaaggaagaatttggattgggcctatATTAGacgcatgtccaaagtctggcctggAGACACACGGCCCACAGGTTTCTTTCATTAAATCAGTACGACACATCCTACAACACTTTCTTAAATGGATAAATTCCGTTATAAGTCAGTATAAACATGTGGCCACACTTTTACACAGAACAACCCGTCTGTGACACTTTCTAACTCATTTCTAAAATCTTGACTGTAAACAATATCCTTGTGTCtgatcaaaactgcattttttgtacTTCTGAAGGAGATAACTATTTGTTTCCTAATCACACGATTTGCATTTAGAAGTTTACAGTGagcatttaataataaatagtaTGTAACATTTCATGtgaactcagattttttttttttccagacagacTTTGTTTTTGGCTGTcagaattccctccctacttCCTAACTACTAAGAAACGATCTATcctattattatcttttttaaaactgaaaatatgacatcaccaatttcacaaaaatgaaaacctaATCAATAAAACGAGCATATTATGacgactatttatgaatccattgtgtTCTAACGCTGAAAACGTTGAggatttattaacaaaaaaatacttttctcgTGTGCAACAATTGTTCAAActtaatgcattgtggtctatattctccAATCTAGTGAGTATTGATGGACACTGTCTTTATGCAGAGAATTGTGGGGAATTTCTAGGggactcaattttggaattataaATTCGCAGTACACAATGGTGAACGCAcgatatagtgagtagtgaacgAATTCAGACATTGTCTCTATAATTCTATAATTTCTGgtcttcaaaattaaatttacagtattttggtaaaaaaaaaaaattaaatgtatttctgttctatgtaaaaatgtgaaaagtatTCCATGCAAAAAAAGGATacaatttgtattttatgttattcTAAGGgttcaaaaaacacattttcacctcacagattctgcttcttttttgctaaaagtttcagaacaacaagaaaaaggagagctgcaggtttgtttttttaatggtccAACCACACCTCTTAAACCCTGATACTCAGAGGAGTGATGTGTGACCAACCTTCTGACTTCCAAACTGAAGCGcgtttaaatgataaaatagcTGTACACACCTCAAGAAACCAGTAGGGGGTCAGAGACTGAAAGACTGCAGTCCCCATTCATCATAAACAGGagcaaaactgttgttttcttgagcatttcctcattcattttctttctcctccttcATATGTTAAGTAGTGAGTGGAAGGTTTGATAAGCGCCCGTCCATCTGCACTAAGTATTAAAGATGAGAggacagaatatttttatttttattttccactatttttcctcttttgactCCCTTTGATTCTACTGTTTTATTTGCTGTcactttttctgctctttgtcAATCAGATTAATTTAATCACTCAGGCAAATGTATCGTCTTTCTCTGACTGTTTTTTGAAGTGTGTCAAACACAAACTGAACCCATCAGCTCATCAGAAGGCTTCAACTGGACAGTCTGTTTGTCAAGACTTTTTACCTGTAATTAGAATCAATATCCTTCATAACTGAACTAGGAATTGGCTTCAACAAACTACCTTCAGAATTATTGGTTTGAGACTTGTTAATTCCCTCTTGACTGGTTGAGAAACATTCATTGGATCTTGAATGTTTCAGGTATGTCTGGCTTTGCGGTACTTACATAAGGAGAAGAGGATCGTCCACCGGGACCTGACACCAAACAACATCATGCTGGGGGAGAAAGACAAAGTCACCATCAGTGAGTCTGAGTTTATCCTCCTTCACAGCACATTTCTGTCTTCACTGAGACTGGAACTGCTGTCTCTTCTTTGTCTGAAGCTGACTTTGGTCTGGCCAAGCAGAAACAGGAGAACAGCAAGCTAACATCTGTGGTCGGCACCATCCTTTACTCCTGGTGAGA from Oryzias melastigma strain HK-1 linkage group LG16, ASM292280v2, whole genome shotgun sequence includes the following:
- the nek10 gene encoding serine/threonine-protein kinase Nek10 isoform X5, with amino-acid sequence MGELPVVETLLVILQEHDLLSKKMGAELLRLLSPVPQVRIQVMELGGVPVLLSLLHGPHVKLLWTVSWVLVQLCEDPEARVEIRSWGGVQQLLRLLSSDRPHVSEQWSVKEEPRPPEEPDNSAALKSACCTALTEMSLDDSSALHIVQENGVYIIAKLILPEEGGAAAASLQCYAFRTLRFLFSVERNRPLFKRLFPTDLFELFIDVGHYARDLAAYEELQTVVSLYTEEKLEALREGIRSVDQSRPPLKVISGYSILEHLGTGAFGSVFKVQKQSGQNLLALKEVNLHNPAFGKDKRSRDSNVEKIISELTIIKEQMTHPNVVKYYKTFLDGEKLYIVMELIEGVPLAEHFTSLKEKQQRFTEDRIWNVFIQVCLALRYLHKEKRIVHRDLTPNNIMLGEKDKVTITDFGLAKQKQENSKLTSVVGTILYSCPEVVKNEPYGEKADIWALGCILYQMATLKPPFYSSNMLSLASKIVEAEYEPVEEGVFSERVPQMIRWCLTPDAEQRPDVVVVSSRISDLMIRLMDGLYTSHNALERRAERDRKRAQKCFMGKQAGEAVCCNSCQENPPVRADPLTHSSSVACSSVHGEQEVNQDSRSSSCVPADKNVATVDFCALKFKPRPVSAGICVSQKMLRQIHDPIQKLLVQLHKVIFITQLPPSLSADVERRLVEKFKKSLFQLGSDPYDLKVELSKLLQASPELIEINGATSGWWSLLHPPTRDPESPDSPADRYVTDGVTYQQMQGIIEKLLEQNNYYRSTQSS